Proteins found in one Labrenzia sp. VG12 genomic segment:
- a CDS encoding VOC family protein: protein MHLGAFSISLTVKDIKKSKAFYEGLGFSDLGGSGDDGWVILKNGDTVIGLFQGMFDKNMLTFNPGWNQSAEKLDDYQDIREIQKELKAKGYQFASEAAEDGSGPASFVLVDPDGNPVLVDQHV from the coding sequence ATGCATCTCGGCGCATTTTCCATCAGTCTGACCGTCAAGGACATCAAGAAGTCGAAGGCCTTTTATGAAGGGCTCGGTTTTTCAGACCTGGGTGGGTCTGGAGATGACGGCTGGGTCATTCTGAAAAACGGCGACACGGTGATCGGATTGTTTCAAGGCATGTTCGACAAGAACATGCTGACCTTCAACCCGGGCTGGAACCAGAGCGCGGAGAAACTGGATGACTATCAGGACATCCGGGAGATCCAGAAAGAGCTGAAAGCGAAGGGCTACCAGTTCGCGAGCGAGGCGGCCGAGGACGGCAGTGGTCCTGCCAGCTTTGTTCTGGTCGACCCGGACGGCAATCCGGTGCTCGTCGACCAGCACGTGTAA
- a CDS encoding SDR family NAD(P)-dependent oxidoreductase — MEKDFEGRIALVTGASRGIGYQIARQLGKRGAHVIAVARTVGALEDLDDDIKAAGGEATLVPVDLTDFDALDRLGAAIFERWKKLDIFVGNAGMLGVLSPIGHIKPKDFEKVMAVNVTANWRLIRSLDPLLRQSDAGRALLLTAVQAQTRTAFWGLQSISKSAVEAMAQTWAHESLKTAMKINLADPGPTRTGLRAKAMPGEPPENLPDPAEVATDLLELVKAEVLETGMLYDRVSKEWVSPS; from the coding sequence ATGGAAAAAGATTTCGAAGGCCGGATCGCCCTGGTGACCGGCGCCTCCCGCGGCATTGGCTATCAGATCGCCAGGCAACTCGGTAAACGCGGCGCGCATGTGATTGCGGTTGCAAGAACCGTCGGCGCGCTGGAAGACCTCGATGACGACATCAAGGCGGCCGGCGGGGAAGCCACGCTCGTTCCCGTGGATCTCACGGACTTCGATGCGCTCGACCGCCTGGGTGCGGCCATTTTCGAACGCTGGAAAAAACTCGACATCTTTGTCGGCAACGCCGGCATGCTCGGTGTGCTGTCGCCGATCGGCCACATCAAGCCGAAAGACTTCGAAAAGGTCATGGCGGTCAATGTCACGGCCAACTGGCGGCTGATCCGCTCCCTTGACCCCTTGTTGCGCCAATCCGATGCCGGACGGGCCCTGCTGTTGACGGCCGTGCAGGCACAAACCCGCACCGCGTTCTGGGGTCTCCAGTCGATCAGCAAGTCGGCGGTTGAGGCCATGGCCCAGACCTGGGCACATGAAAGCCTGAAGACCGCGATGAAGATCAACCTTGCGGACCCCGGCCCCACCCGCACCGGCCTGCGCGCCAAGGCCATGCCCGGCGAACCGCCGGAAAACCTGCCTGACCCGGCCGAGGTTGCCACGGATCTTCTGGAACTCGTCAAGGCCGAGGTTCTGGAGACCGGCATGCTTTATGACCGTGTCAGCAAAGAATGGGTCTCGCCGAGCTGA
- the purF gene encoding amidophosphoribosyltransferase, which produces MTGGTEVHEPFDINADTLREECGVFGILGHEDASALTALGLHALQHRGQEAAGIVTFDNEQFRAERHLGLVGDHFSDAETIGRLTGRAAVGHVRYSTTGETILRNVQPLFAELDGGGIAVCHNGNFTNALTLRHQLIRDGAICQSTSDSEVVLQLVARSRKGKIVDRFIEAITQMEGAYSLVALTSKKLIGARDPLGIRPLVLGDLNGAPILASETCALDIIGAKFIREVENGEVIVCTSTGIQSFFPFGKQKARPCIFEYIYFSRPDSIVGGRSVYDVRREMGKQLAKETHVEADVIVPVPDSGVPAAIGYSQESGVPFELGIIRNHYVGRTFIEPTQQIRALGVKMKHSANRAQIEGKRVVLVDDSLVRGTTSVKIVQMIREAGAKEVHFRLASPPIKYSDYYGIDTPVREKLLAAKYGLEEMRAYIGADSLAFLSVDGIYRSMGFDGRDNDNPQFTDHCFTGDYPTPLTDLSEDQDFVSAPRLVEVG; this is translated from the coding sequence ATGACTGGCGGGACCGAGGTGCATGAACCCTTTGACATCAATGCCGACACGTTGCGCGAAGAATGCGGTGTCTTCGGCATTCTGGGACACGAGGATGCCAGCGCCCTGACGGCGCTCGGGCTCCACGCCCTGCAGCACCGCGGCCAGGAGGCCGCCGGCATCGTCACCTTCGACAATGAGCAGTTCCGGGCGGAACGCCATCTGGGGCTTGTCGGCGATCATTTCTCCGACGCGGAGACAATCGGCCGCCTGACCGGCCGGGCCGCCGTTGGCCATGTGCGCTACTCCACCACCGGCGAGACCATCCTGCGCAACGTGCAGCCGCTTTTCGCCGAACTGGACGGCGGCGGCATCGCGGTCTGCCACAACGGCAATTTCACGAACGCGCTGACGCTTCGCCACCAGCTGATCCGCGATGGCGCCATCTGCCAGTCGACATCCGATTCAGAAGTCGTGCTGCAGCTGGTCGCCCGCTCGCGCAAGGGCAAGATCGTCGACCGCTTCATCGAGGCAATCACCCAGATGGAAGGCGCCTATTCGCTTGTGGCCCTGACGTCTAAGAAGCTGATCGGCGCCCGTGACCCGCTCGGCATCCGGCCGCTGGTTCTGGGCGATCTCAACGGTGCTCCGATCCTGGCCTCCGAAACCTGCGCGCTCGACATTATCGGCGCCAAGTTCATCCGTGAAGTCGAGAACGGTGAGGTTATCGTCTGCACGTCCACCGGGATCCAGTCCTTCTTCCCGTTCGGCAAGCAGAAGGCCCGCCCCTGCATTTTCGAATACATCTATTTCTCGCGCCCCGATTCCATCGTCGGCGGCCGCAGCGTCTATGACGTGCGCCGGGAAATGGGCAAGCAGCTGGCCAAGGAAACCCATGTCGAGGCCGACGTGATCGTGCCGGTGCCGGACAGCGGCGTGCCGGCTGCCATCGGCTACAGCCAGGAAAGCGGTGTGCCGTTCGAGCTTGGCATCATCCGCAACCACTATGTCGGCCGGACTTTTATTGAACCGACCCAGCAGATCCGTGCCCTTGGCGTGAAGATGAAACACTCCGCCAACCGCGCCCAGATCGAGGGCAAACGTGTTGTGCTGGTGGATGACAGTCTTGTTCGCGGCACCACGTCGGTCAAGATCGTGCAGATGATCCGGGAAGCCGGTGCCAAGGAGGTCCATTTCCGCCTCGCCAGCCCGCCGATCAAGTATTCCGACTATTACGGCATCGACACGCCGGTCCGGGAGAAGCTGCTGGCGGCGAAATACGGCCTTGAGGAAATGCGGGCGTATATCGGTGCCGACAGCCTCGCCTTCCTGTCCGTTGACGGCATTTACCGGTCCATGGGCTTTGATGGCCGCGACAACGACAACCCGCAATTCACCGATCATTGTTTTACCGGCGACTACCCGACGCCGCTGACCGACCTGTCCGAAGATCAGGACTTTGTCAGCGCACCGCGTCTGGTAGAAGTCGGCTAA
- a CDS encoding CvpA family protein: MPITLLDGLLLAIMFISAVLAMIRGFVREVLSIVSWVAAAAAAFLLYERVLPYTQQYISQEIVAMAVSAAAVFLVTLLVVSYITMRISDFVLDSRIGALDRTLGFVFGAVRGLLLVVVAMMFFNWFVQPEQQPQWVKDAKSRPILLSIGERLVAILPEDPEKAILDKIRQNNLTGDSASAPAEEPAYSDSERQGLEQLTTDNN; encoded by the coding sequence ATGCCGATAACGCTGTTGGACGGACTGCTCTTGGCCATCATGTTCATTTCGGCGGTCCTTGCGATGATCCGCGGATTTGTCCGGGAGGTGCTGTCGATCGTGTCCTGGGTTGCGGCGGCCGCTGCGGCGTTCCTCCTCTATGAACGGGTGCTGCCTTACACACAGCAGTATATCTCGCAGGAAATCGTCGCGATGGCCGTGTCGGCTGCTGCCGTCTTCCTGGTCACGCTGCTCGTGGTAAGCTATATCACCATGCGCATTTCCGATTTTGTGCTGGACAGCCGTATCGGTGCGCTCGACCGCACGCTCGGTTTCGTGTTCGGCGCCGTCCGGGGCCTGCTGCTGGTTGTCGTCGCCATGATGTTCTTCAACTGGTTTGTGCAGCCGGAACAGCAACCGCAATGGGTCAAGGATGCCAAGTCCCGGCCGATCCTGCTGTCGATTGGTGAGCGGCTGGTGGCGATCCTTCCTGAAGATCCCGAAAAGGCGATCCTGGACAAGATCCGCCAGAACAACCTGACCGGTGACAGCGCAAGCGCCCCGGCAGAAGAACCGGCCTATAGCGACAGCGAACGCCAGGGACTGGAACAGCTGACAACGGACAACAACTGA
- the radA gene encoding DNA repair protein RadA, with product MARRSTSFVCQSCGAVTAKWVGRCESCGEWNTIVEEQTGGGVGGGPGRASRSKGRVVPLVGLSGDTKEAPRISTKVAELDRVTGGGFVRGSALLVGGDPGIGKSTLLIQAAAQLAGLGHKTVYISGEEAIGQVRLRAERLGLAGAPVALAAETSVEDILATLEADTAPALLILDSVQTLWTDQVDSPPGTVTQVRASAQAMVRYAKKNGTTLVLVGHVTKDGQIAGPRVVEHMVDAVLYFEGDGAHQYRILRSVKNRFGATDEIGVFEMTGKGLVEVPNPSALFLGDRNTSAPGAAVFAGLEGSRPLLIEIQALVAQSTLGTPRRAVIGWDSARLSMILAVLEARCGVRFSQHDVYLNVAGGLKINEPGADLAVAAALISSLSGLALPANCVYFGEVSLSGAVRPVAQAQSRLKEAEKLGFDQAYCPEGNLKDSAASAFKATGVPELGDFVAKLSVEASAAGET from the coding sequence ATGGCGCGGCGTTCCACCTCATTTGTCTGCCAGTCCTGCGGCGCCGTTACGGCCAAATGGGTCGGCCGCTGCGAGAGCTGCGGCGAATGGAACACGATCGTCGAAGAACAGACCGGTGGCGGTGTTGGTGGCGGGCCCGGCAGAGCTTCCCGCAGCAAGGGGCGCGTCGTTCCCCTGGTCGGCCTCTCGGGCGACACCAAGGAAGCGCCGCGGATCAGCACGAAGGTCGCCGAACTCGATCGGGTCACCGGTGGCGGTTTCGTGCGCGGGTCGGCCTTGCTGGTTGGCGGCGATCCGGGCATCGGCAAATCCACGCTTCTTATCCAGGCGGCCGCCCAGCTCGCCGGACTTGGCCACAAGACAGTCTATATCTCCGGCGAGGAAGCGATCGGGCAGGTGCGCCTGCGGGCCGAACGACTGGGCCTTGCAGGCGCGCCCGTCGCGCTTGCTGCTGAAACCAGCGTGGAAGACATCCTGGCAACGCTGGAAGCCGACACGGCCCCTGCCCTCCTGATCCTCGATTCCGTGCAGACGCTCTGGACCGACCAGGTCGACTCGCCTCCAGGCACGGTGACGCAGGTCCGCGCCTCGGCCCAGGCCATGGTCCGCTATGCCAAGAAAAACGGCACCACACTGGTGCTGGTCGGTCATGTCACCAAGGACGGCCAGATTGCAGGCCCACGCGTGGTCGAGCACATGGTCGATGCGGTGCTCTATTTCGAAGGCGATGGCGCGCATCAGTACCGGATCCTGAGGTCGGTCAAGAACCGCTTCGGCGCCACGGATGAGATTGGCGTCTTTGAGATGACCGGAAAGGGACTTGTTGAAGTGCCCAATCCGTCTGCGCTGTTCCTGGGGGATCGCAACACCTCCGCACCGGGCGCTGCCGTCTTTGCCGGTCTGGAAGGCTCCCGGCCGTTGCTTATCGAGATACAGGCGCTTGTGGCGCAATCCACACTCGGTACGCCGAGGCGTGCGGTGATCGGCTGGGACAGCGCGCGCCTGTCGATGATCCTGGCCGTTCTGGAAGCCCGCTGCGGGGTGCGGTTTTCCCAGCATGATGTCTACTTGAACGTGGCCGGCGGGCTGAAGATCAACGAGCCCGGCGCCGATCTCGCCGTTGCGGCCGCCCTGATCTCTTCGCTCAGCGGGCTTGCCCTTCCGGCCAATTGCGTCTATTTCGGCGAAGTCAGCCTGTCGGGCGCCGTCCGGCCAGTGGCTCAGGCCCAGTCCAGGCTGAAGGAAGCGGAGAAACTCGGCTTTGACCAGGCCTATTGTCCTGAGGGAAATCTCAAGGACAGCGCCGCGTCGGCCTTCAAGGCGACCGGCGTGCCGGAACTTGGGGACTTTGTCGCCAAACTCTCGGTGGAGGCTAGTGCTGCGGGGGAGACCTGA